The genomic window GGGCATCGTGGCATCGCAGGCGCACCAGGTATTCGGCCGCTACGAGGGCCGTGTGGTGACCGACGAGGGCAAGACGGTGGACGTGCGCGATTTGACCGGGTGGGCCGAAGAAGTGCGGAACCGGTGGTGAGGCTCAATCCACACTAACGCGATTGCGGCCCTTCTTCTTACTGCGATACATCAACTCGTCGGCGCGACTCACGAGCGTTTCGGCGTCGTCGGAATCCTTCACCAAGCTGGCGCCGACCGAGACGGTAACCGAGAGCTTTTTTTCGTTCCACGGCAAGAAAGACTCGGCCACCAGCATGCGAAAGCGCTCAGCCAATCCCTCCATCGCGCTGCGGTCCACGTTGGCGGCCACAACGACGAATTCTTCGCCGCCCCAACGGCCCGGAAAATCATAGGAACGGCTCGCGCCGCGTAAGGTTCCGGCCACCATTTTCAGGACGGCGTCGCCGGCCTCGTGACCATAGCTGTCGTTGAATGTTTTAAAATGGTCGACGTCGAAAAACATCACGCCGAAGGGCCAGCGCAATCGTTCGTATTCGCCGAACCGCCCATCAAGGACCCGGCCGGTGGCACGGCGGTTGGGCAAGCCGGTTAATGGATCGATCATCGCCTCTCGCTCGAGCTGCACCAACTGATCGATTAGTTCGATTTTCTGGCGGTTGTCGCGAAATACCTCGACGGCGCCGATGATGTTGCCGTCTTTGTCGCGACGAGGGCTGACCCGTACGTTGACCGGCACGCGGTGGCCGTCTTTATGATGCAAAAACACGTCGACCTCGCGCGGTAGCCCGTCTTGAAGAGTGGCATGCAAGGGGCACCCCCCGAAGCACAATTGGTTACCGTCCGCATCCACATGGCACAACAGGTTATCGGCGCAACTGTGGCCCACAACCTCGGCGGAGCCGAAGCCGGAAAGCTCTTCGGCAGCTCGGTTCCAATATTGAATACGGCGATTGTGGTCGACGAAGTACACGCCGTCGTATAGCGATTCCAACAAATCGCGATAGAAATGGTTGTCACTCATTAATTTTCTCTCCAGCACACATGCCGATTAACCTTAGGATCGCGTTGCCAACCAGGCAACGCCTAAGTACATTGGTTTTCGGAGTTTTGACGAAAGACCATGAGTATCTTGGCGCCACTATTGTTTCGTTGTGACGCCGGGCCGCAGATCGGCCTGGGGCACGTGGTGCGCTGCCTCGCGTTGGCCGAAGCGTTTTTAAACCGCGGGCATGCGGTGGAATTCGTTTCCGATTTCGGCGGCTTGGAATGGCCTGCGCGGCAGCTTGCCGAACGCGGCCTACCGCATGCGCCGCCGCAAGATCCCTCCCCGGCCCACCTGGTCGCGTACGCGGCGGAAAAAGGCGCGGCGGCGGTGATCGTCGATTCCTATCAACCGACGAGCGACGACTTGGCGGCCCTCTGCGGGCATGGATTTGTGGTCGCCGCCCTCGACGACGAGGCCAAGCGCGCCCTGCCCGTGGATGTGCTGATCAACCAAAACCTCGGTGCGGAAAAGCTGCCCTACGAAACCCGCGCCGATACCATGAAGCTGCTCGGTTCGGAATACGCCCTGCTGCGTCGCGAACTCATCACCGCGCGTGAACGCGGCCTGCAGCGCGAGCATCCGCTTGTGGCGATGAATGTCGCGCTGATGATGGGCGGCACCGACCCGCGCGGCCTGGCGGTCACGGCGTTGCAGGCGCTGGCCGCCACGAAATGGCCGCTGACGGTGCGCTGGATCGCTTCCCGCCTACCGGCCGATGTGCCGGATTTGCCGACACTGGAAATCGAAGTAGTAGCCGGGGCCGACGACGTCGCGCCGCATTTTCTGTGGTGCGATCTGGCCTTGAGCGCCGCCGGTTCCACCGCGTGGGAGCTGGCCTGCCTGGGTGCGCCGATGGCGCTGGTATCGGCTTTCGCCAATCAACAAATCATCTATGACAATCTATTGCGCGCCGGGGCTGCGGCCGGGTTGGGCGGCGCGGCCGATGCCGAACCGACCGCTTGGTGCGACAAGTTGATACCGCTTTTGGAAGACGCGACGCTGCGGGGCCATTTATCGCGCACGGCGGCGGTGCTCGTGGATGGCAAGGGCGCCGAACGGGTGGCGGCGGCAATTTGGTCTTGCGTGGAAAAGGAGAAGGCATGAACACGACGGTGCGCGTGAGCGATAGAGAAATCGGGCCGGGGCTTCCGACCTTCATCATCGCGGAGATGTCGGCCAATCACGGCCACGATTACGAACGCGCGGTGCAAGTCATTCGCGCCGCCAAGCAGGCCGGCGCCGATGCGATCAAGCTGCAGACCTACACGCCCGACACGATGACATTGGACTGCCGCGGCGAGCATTTCACCGTGCAGGGAACCGCGTGGCACGGCCGCAACCTGTACGAGTTGTACGGCGAGGCGTACACGCCGTGGGAATGGCAGCCGAAACTGCAAGAAGTGGCGCGCGAGGAAGGGCTGATTTTCTTCTCGACGCCGTTTGATGCGACGGCCGTGGATTTTCTCGAAGAATTGCAGGTGCCGGTATTCAAAGTGGCGTCGTTTGAGATCGTCGATATCCCGCTACTGCTGAAAATCGCCGCGACCGGCAAGCCCGTGATTATGTCGACGGGCATGGCGACACTCGCCGAGATTACCGAAGCCGTGACGGCGCTCGCGGACGGCGGCTGCCGCGACTTGGTGCTGCTCAAGTGCACGAGCGCGTATCCCGCCTCGCCCGAAGAGATGCACCTGCGCACGATCACCGATTTGCGCGAACGCTTCGGCGTTCCCATCGGCCTTTCCGATCACACCCTCGAAGTGACGATGCCCGCCGCGGCGGTGGCCCTGGGCGCGTGTGTGGTCGAGAAACACTTCACCCTCGATCGCGGAAGCGGCGGACCGGATAGTCATTTTTCCCTGCAGCCCGATGAGTTCGCGGCGATGGTCAAAGCGGTGCGCACCGTGGAGAAGGCGCTGGGCGAAGTGCGCTACGGCGTCAAGGGTGAGGAAGACAAGCAGGTGATGTTCCGCCGGTCGGTGTTCGTGGCGCAGGATATTCGCGCCGGGGAAACGTTGACTCCCGAAAACGTGCGCGTCGTGCGACCGGGTGTCGGGCTGCACCCGCGCGACTACGCAGCGGTGCTCGGCAAACGCGCCGCCGTAGATATCAAGCGCGGCACACCGCTTTCGTGGGAGATGGTCGAGCGCGAGTCGTAACCGGCCTCACGGTGCGATGGGACGGGCGCGCCACTGGTCCCACACCTCCAGCGCGGGCTTGGGCGCCAGTTCGAAATCCAGCATGCCCATGCCTCCCCAATGCAGCCACGCGGGCAGCAATTCGGCCTCGTAAACCGCCTCGTACAAGAGGCACCACAACCCCGCCGATTGGCACGGGCAGTTTTCGATCATGTGCGCCGGAAGAAAATCGCGAAACGACCACCACGTGACCAATTCCGAGTCCATGGCCTGCGCGTCGGCCAGCAGTCGCTCCAGATACGCGATCTGCTCCGCGTCGTCGCCGTTCAACAACGACATACAGGGGTCGGCAAGTTCCGGATACGGGATCGTCACGGGCCGGTTGCTGTAACCGGTTTCGCCGAACACCACGGGCAGACCGCTTTCCGCGCCGATGGCGGTGAAGTAGTCGGCGGGAATTTCGAGCCAATCGTATTGCGAGAAGGCCGGGTAGGAACTGATGCCGATACGGTCTTGCTGCAGATCCGCGACCTTGGCCAGGTTCGCCCGCAGGCACGCGCGGTCGCCGATGGCGCACGCGTCGTCGATGTACCCCCATAGAAAATCGGCGGCGAAAGTCCCGAAAATCGGCAACTCCGGCGCCAGCGCTTTTTCTTGCTCGTACACCTCGTTGAGCAAATCGACGAGCGACGCGTACTCGTCGGGGCAGTTGTAATCGTAGATATCCATCTCGATGCAATGGGTCAGCCACTGCGGCTCAAACAAGTCGACCATATAGCGAACGTAGTTCTTGTAAGCGGTGCGCAACCCCGCCGCATCGGGACCGGTGCCGAAGTCGAAGCACCCGGCTACGGGGTACGGTTCTGTTTCCAGGTGATCGCTGATGATCTTAGTCAGCGGCGCTACGGCGCTGCGCATGCCGTCCAGCGGGGTGAGATTCAAGTAGACGACGACGCCCAGATCGTCGGCCATCTGCTTGATTTCTTCCATCTCGGCGACCCACAACGGCGGCAGGGGATCGCCGGTCGCGAACTCCCGCCAGGGCTTGCCGAAGAAATCCATGTGGACCGAAAGCGCGTCGACGTGGCCGGCAAAACCCGCGGTGTCGTATTCGTCGGTGATGTAATCGGAGCCGAATTCATACTGGTACCCGGCCGCGGCCAAATAGAACGAACGCGGCGGGCCGGTGTCGTTGTCATTGTCGTCATCATTGTCGTCGTCATCGACCGTATCGTCGTCATTGTTGTCATCGTCATCGTCGTCGTCGTCGTCGTCGTCGTCGCAGGCTGTCACCGCAACGGTCGCCGCTAAAGCAAGCAAAAGCAGCAAGATCACGAAAAACACGCGTCGCATCACAACACCTCCTCGGCGGCTGCAATTCTAACCCATTTCACGCGACTACATTAGTGTGCAGGTGCGCTCGGTCGCGCCAAAGATCCGTAGGATTAAACGCGCGTCGGTTTCACCGGCACCACGACGCTGGACCGCGGCGATTTCGGCATGAACTACAACCGCAAATCGAACACCGAGGGCGTAAGTGTGTTGGGCATGACGGTCGAGATCGTGTTGAACATTCAGGCCGTGCGCTAGCGTCCGCAACCGTCGGCGTCGTCGTTGTTGTCGTCCGAGGTTGACGCTCCGGCATTGTCGTTGTTGTCGTCGTCATCGTCGGTGGGGCCGTCGTTATCGTCGGTGGGGCCGTCGTTATCATTGTCGTCGTCGTCGGACTCGCCCGCGGTGATGGTGATGTTCAGCGGATTGCTCGTCATCTCGCCGGTGCGGGCCAAGACCGTCACGTTGCCCGGCGTAAGCGCCATAAGCGTGCCGTGGTTCACTTCCGCCAAACCCGGCGGCGACAATTCGTAATCCACCCAACCCGCGACGCACACCGCCCGGCCGGTGGGATACTCGCCGCGCACGTCCAACGCCACAGCCTCGCCCACCACAAGCTGCGTCACCGGCGCGCCGAGCGTTAGCTGCGTGAGCCGCGTCAACAGCGGCCGCTTCCAAGAATAAATCCAATAGCGGTACTGCGAGAAAGACGCGGCCCGCTGAATCGGCACGTTGACCAGTTCGATATCAACTTGCGATTTGCCGCGCGTGAACGCCGCCGGTATGTCGAAAACCTCGTCGCGCCACCGCTTGAAGATATTGCGATACGCCGATCGCCACAGGCCGACATCCTGCCCGTCGACCACCACCCGCACTGCCTCGCGACCCAATAGCTGGTCGCGGCGTCGCACGATGCGCAGGCCGTCGTTATGCGGATTGACCGCCGCCGTGAAGCCGACGCGCCCCGCCGAGCGGTACCCCGAGTCGATGATCGGATCCAGATCGTGATCGCCCTCGTAGCAAAACAAGTCGTAGCCGGTGGGCGCATCGTCCGTGCCGTAATAGGCGAAGCGGTTTTCCGCCTCGGGTTCGCCGACGTCGAAGGTCGCCTCCAGCACCAGCGCGGGCTCATCCACGTGGTAATGAAAGGTGACGCTGCGGTAATCTTCATCGGTCAAGCCGTTCGCCGAATCGTGCTCGATGGAGAAGACGACGCCGTTGAAATAGGTGAGCGCGTCGCCCACATGCAACCGATACATCCCTGCGGTATCCCAGTCGCCTTCCCGCACGTGCATGGGGAAGCCGTGGGTCGGCAGCGAGAACATGCCGCGGTCGAAATACCACCCGCCGTTGTAATAGTCCTCGGTGCCCGTGCCGTGCAGCGTAGGCGTGCGCAGGCCGTCGGGATAGAAGCGCTCGTCCCCCTCCAAGTAGCCGCGACCGTAATCGGCGCCGGAGATCTGCACGACGCCCACGATCTTCCCCTGCCCGCCGGTGCGCAGAAAGGGGTGGTCGGCGCCCATCTGCGGCGGGCGGCTCTCGGAAACCGTGGCCGTGAACGTTCCCGCGTAATCGTCCGGGACGGCGTCACTCACGCCGACTTCGATGGTGAACACGCGGGAGTTGTCACCGTCGTTGATCAAGGAAATCTTCGCGGCGGTGAAATAGGGCATCGGGAAAAAGGAATAGAGCGTGCCCTCGAACTGCCCGACAAGCAGGGACGTCACGTCGTAACCGGCATGGTCCGCGCCGAAAAACAGCCCCAGCGGCACATCGACCGTCGGCTCCAGCGCACCGTCGAAGACGGCCACGAGACGCACATCGGTCAGCAGGTCGTTGTCGAACGCGTTGGGCGTGAGTCGTAACGACGCGATTTGCCCCGCGCCCTCGGCCTCCAGCAGCGTGACCGCGCCGCCACAGGGGACCGTCACGCTCGTGGCCGCGTACGCCACGCCGGTGGTGTCCTTGGGGTCTTGTCCGGCGGCGTCGGGATCGTACAACGCGCGGGCCTCATCGTAGTTTTCCTCGCCGGAGAATGCGTCGACCGGCGTGCCGGGCGGGTATTGCTGCGCGTTGAAGTTGTAGAAGAATATACGCCCGGTCGTGCCGATCACCAGGCGGTCCTGGTAACAAATCGGCACGTAGTTGACGAACCCCCCGCTGGAGGCGTCGTCGTCCCAGGTAAGCGGCGGCGCGAAAGGAGCGCATTGCCCGGCGAACAATCCCTGGTGGTCGAAGTCGACGACCGGCGTGTCCATGTCATCGACGTAGATCACGAGGTTCGCCCATTCGTTCAATAACGTGAACCACATGCGATACACGCAACCGGGCCCCTCGGCATCGAAGAGCACATGCATATCGGGCCGCCGGTAGAGGCGTGAAAAGACGCTGGTGAAACCGTCGTTGTTCCTGCCGGAGCGGTCGAAACTGGAGGCGCCAAAGGAGTGAACGCCGAGTTCGATTTCCGGCAGCGCCCACAGGTCGGTCATGCGATCCAACCCGTTAACCTGCCCGGCAGCCGGGACCGCCGCGATCAACAACAAAACAGCAATGAAGAGACGTCGCATCTGCGTAATCCTCACCGGAGTTGTTGTTGTGAATGCAATGGCTAATATAGCATGAACAAACAAACGGGATACCAACGTGATGAATAAACGCCCCCAACGACTCCAACTAATTTTGATGGCAATCCTCGCAATTCTGTTACTGATGGCCGCGTGCGCCGATGATGACGACGACAACGACGACGACGCGATTGACGCGGGCGACGACGACGATGACGACAACGACGATAACGACGACGACAATGACGATGATAACGACAACGACGATGACGACAACGACGACACCGCCCCCGCCCCACCGCAAAACGGTGCGCTGCGCTGGGGAAAGTACGTCTGCCCCGACGCGCATGCCGGTACGCCCGTCCGAATGGGAACTTACAACCTGCACGGCGGCAACGAGGCGACGGCCGCTGAAATCGCGGCGGGCCTGGCCGACCACCTACCCTTCGATTTGCTGGCGCTGCAGGAAAGCTCCCTTGACTACGCTACGGACATCGCGACGATTCTCGGCATGGACCTGTTCTTCTACGACGGGCGCGCGCTGCTTTCGTTTACGCCCTTGGTCGACCCCTTCGGTCACCCCTTCGTCAACGGCCGCAGCATCGTGCACGCCACGACGACCATCGGCGGCGCGGAGATTTCCGTCTACGCCACTCACCTGAGTTGGAACGACGACGGCGACCTGCAATGCCGCGAGTTCGTCGATGAATTCCTCGCGGTCGATACCGTGCCGCGGGTTCTTGTCGGCGGCGATTTCAACGACGAGCCGGGCTCGACGCAGTTCGACATTCTGTTTGAAGTTATGGCCGACGCGTGGTCCTCGCTGGGCTTGCCGCCCTCTCACCGGGTGAGTTGGCCCGCCAACTATTTCTACGGCAGCGAAGGCCAGCAACTGATCGACAATATCTTGTTCAACAAAGACGCGGGCGCATGCGCCACGGCCGGGGATGTCATCAACTTTTCGCCGCCGCTTTCGGACCATAAGCCGGCCTTTGCCACGATCGTGTTTCCCGACACACCGGCGGCGTCCGCGCCCATGCTGCTGGACGTGATGTTCGGCCTCGGACCTGACAAAATCGGTCTGGTGTTCGACAAGCCGCTGGAGGAAATCGAAGTGAGCGGCGGCGACCGTTGGAGCGTCGCAGATGCCGTGCCCCTGGGCGACGGCTTCATTATCGAAGTGCAGGCCGAAAACGCCTTCGCGCCCGACGCGGTTTACACGGCGGTGGTCGCTTCGGTGGTCGACGCGGACGGCGGCGTCTGGCAACTCAACGAAAGCCGGGACTTCACCTATCGTGAAAACCTGCTGGAAAACGGCGGCGCGGAAGGTGGCGATGCCGCGTGGGCGCTGGACAACATGCAATCGCACGACGACTTCTGGAACGTGTCGCCCTTGGCCGGTGAACGGTTCTTTGCCGGCGTTTCTTTGCTGCACGACCGCGGCTATGCCGTCCAGGAAATCGACGTGAGCGCCTACGACGCCGCCATCAATGAAGGGCGGGCGTACGTGGAGTTCAGCGGCGCATGCCGGACGGGCTACATGACCGATAACGGCTCGAGCGTCGCCCGGCCGTACGACGAAGCCGAGGCGATCGTCGACCTGCTTGACGACGCCGGCCGCGTGTTGCGCTCGGTTAGTTCGCGCCGCTTCGACACACTTTACTGGCAACCGTGGCGCGTCGAGGCGGAAATGCCCCCAGGAACCCGGCGGGCGCGTGTTCGCTTGCGGGCGATGGGCGGGATGTTCGGCCTGCTGTACAACGCCGCGTCCTTTGACGCGCTGGCGTTATCGGTGGCGGTCGTCGACGAGCCGCACGGCGTCGTGGGCCCCAACCTGGTTGCCGAACCGGCTTTCGATCAGCACTTGGCGGCGTGGGAGCGTGACGGCCTCGTGTTCGCCGGGCGCGACTTGTGGCTGGGTCCGATTTCGCCGGCCAATTTTCAATCGTATTCGGGCGACTACTGGCTGGCGGGCGTCTATTTCAGCGACGACGCGGCATCACCGCGACTGAGGCAGTCGATCAGCCTCGCGCCTTACGACGAGTGGATCGAGGCCGGGCGCTTGTCGCTGCGTTTCGGCGCGGCGCTGCGAAGCCTTGTGGGGTGGGCCAAAGTGTCGGCTACGTTGCAGTTGTTCGACGAGGGTGGCGACCCGGTGACGACGCTTCTCGAATTGGGTCCGTCGGCCGCCGCGGAATGGTTCGCGTTTGAACAAACGGTCGCGGTGCCGGTGGCTGCGGCGAGTGCCGAAGTGGAATTCCGCGTCGAGCCGGTTGCCGGGCAGCCGGTCGATGTCGGTCTTTTCAACGTGCCGCTCCTGCTGCCGTTAGTGGACGCGACGGCGGATCGTCGGTCATACTGAATCGATCACACGACAACGACCCGGAGCCGAATATGCTCGAATCGCTCGTTCGCCGGTTTCTGTATTACCCGACGCAACTGGACCCGAACGCTCTACCGCCGCCCTACGCCGCGGGCGCCGAGGAAGTGTGGATCGACACGCCGGAACAAAACCGCATCCACGCGCTGTACTGGCCTGCTGCTGCCGAACGGCCGACGATTCTGTTTTTTCACGGCAACGCCCAAACCGTGTTCGAATGGGCGCTGATTCGCCAGGAACTTGCGCCGCTCGATTGCGGCCTGCTGCTGGTCGATTACCCGGGTTACGGCAAGAGCCACGGCGAACCCAGCGAGCCGGCCAATTACGACGCCGGGCGCGGCGCGTTCGCTTGGCTGACTGAGTCGGCGGGCGTGCCGGTGGGGCGGATCGTCGTGTTCGGCAAAAGCCTCGGCGGCGGCGTCACAACCGAAATCGCGCAGGAGCAAGACCTGCTCGGCGTGATTCTC from Candidatus Lernaella stagnicola includes these protein-coding regions:
- a CDS encoding sensor domain-containing diguanylate cyclase; amino-acid sequence: MSDNHFYRDLLESLYDGVYFVDHNRRIQYWNRAAEELSGFGSAEVVGHSCADNLLCHVDADGNQLCFGGCPLHATLQDGLPREVDVFLHHKDGHRVPVNVRVSPRRDKDGNIIGAVEVFRDNRQKIELIDQLVQLEREAMIDPLTGLPNRRATGRVLDGRFGEYERLRWPFGVMFFDVDHFKTFNDSYGHEAGDAVLKMVAGTLRGASRSYDFPGRWGGEEFVVVAANVDRSAMEGLAERFRMLVAESFLPWNEKKLSVTVSVGASLVKDSDDAETLVSRADELMYRSKKKGRNRVSVD
- the pseI gene encoding pseudaminic acid synthase, producing MNTTVRVSDREIGPGLPTFIIAEMSANHGHDYERAVQVIRAAKQAGADAIKLQTYTPDTMTLDCRGEHFTVQGTAWHGRNLYELYGEAYTPWEWQPKLQEVAREEGLIFFSTPFDATAVDFLEELQVPVFKVASFEIVDIPLLLKIAATGKPVIMSTGMATLAEITEAVTALADGGCRDLVLLKCTSAYPASPEEMHLRTITDLRERFGVPIGLSDHTLEVTMPAAAVALGACVVEKHFTLDRGSGGPDSHFSLQPDEFAAMVKAVRTVEKALGEVRYGVKGEEDKQVMFRRSVFVAQDIRAGETLTPENVRVVRPGVGLHPRDYAAVLGKRAAVDIKRGTPLSWEMVERES
- a CDS encoding DUF2961 domain-containing protein translates to MRRLFIAVLLLIAAVPAAGQVNGLDRMTDLWALPEIELGVHSFGASSFDRSGRNNDGFTSVFSRLYRRPDMHVLFDAEGPGCVYRMWFTLLNEWANLVIYVDDMDTPVVDFDHQGLFAGQCAPFAPPLTWDDDASSGGFVNYVPICYQDRLVIGTTGRIFFYNFNAQQYPPGTPVDAFSGEENYDEARALYDPDAAGQDPKDTTGVAYAATSVTVPCGGAVTLLEAEGAGQIASLRLTPNAFDNDLLTDVRLVAVFDGALEPTVDVPLGLFFGADHAGYDVTSLLVGQFEGTLYSFFPMPYFTAAKISLINDGDNSRVFTIEVGVSDAVPDDYAGTFTATVSESRPPQMGADHPFLRTGGQGKIVGVVQISGADYGRGYLEGDERFYPDGLRTPTLHGTGTEDYYNGGWYFDRGMFSLPTHGFPMHVREGDWDTAGMYRLHVGDALTYFNGVVFSIEHDSANGLTDEDYRSVTFHYHVDEPALVLEATFDVGEPEAENRFAYYGTDDAPTGYDLFCYEGDHDLDPIIDSGYRSAGRVGFTAAVNPHNDGLRIVRRRDQLLGREAVRVVVDGQDVGLWRSAYRNIFKRWRDEVFDIPAAFTRGKSQVDIELVNVPIQRAASFSQYRYWIYSWKRPLLTRLTQLTLGAPVTQLVVGEAVALDVRGEYPTGRAVCVAGWVDYELSPPGLAEVNHGTLMALTPGNVTVLARTGEMTSNPLNITITAGESDDDDNDNDGPTDDNDGPTDDDDDNNDNAGASTSDDNNDDADGCGR
- a CDS encoding alpha/beta hydrolase; translation: MLESLVRRFLYYPTQLDPNALPPPYAAGAEEVWIDTPEQNRIHALYWPAAAERPTILFFHGNAQTVFEWALIRQELAPLDCGLLLVDYPGYGKSHGEPSEPANYDAGRGAFAWLTESAGVPVGRIVVFGKSLGGGVTTEIAQEQDLLGVILESTFTSIPAVMRQLMPMLPGGGLMKSEIYDSQAKIKSIHVPVLVVHGTVDEIIPFEEGKKLFAAANEPKENYWIPGAGHNDVSYTAGAAYGQRLRAWLDALSG